The following proteins are encoded in a genomic region of Magnolia sinica isolate HGM2019 chromosome 1, MsV1, whole genome shotgun sequence:
- the LOC131236711 gene encoding cyclic nucleotide-gated ion channel 4 isoform X1 yields the protein MASQETLDSSHVQADEEEVEEVPSHTCKRLDGTCAPCKGSFSLRGALDPRAKWIHEWNRVFLLVCATGLAVDPLFFYALSISDTCMCLFIDGWFAITVTALRCMMDMLHVWNMWLQLKMPYGRDRSHAAGVEEGAARAYGGSGGPAMHYLRSKKGFFFDLFVVLPVPQVVLWVVAPALIAKGSTTTVMTVFLIMFLFQYLPKIYHSVCLLRRMQNISGYIFGTIWWGIALNMIAYFVASHAAGACWYLLGIQRATKCLTVQCGRAKGCVATTLGCEEPIYYGTAMVKDSVRLAWAHNSQARSVCITSSDNFDYGAFKWTVPLVTNTSRLEKILFPIFWGLMTLSTFGNLESTTDWLEVLFNIIVLTSGLLLVTMLIGNIKVFLHATTSKKQGMQLKMRNVERWMKRRHLPQGFRQRVRQYERQRWAAMRGVDECEMVQNLPEGLRRDIKYHLCLDLVRQVPLFQHMDELVLENICDRVKSLIFPKGEMITKEGDPVQRMLFVVRGHLQSSQVLRDGVKSYCMLGPGNFSGDELLSWCLRRPFVERLPPSSSSLVTIETTEVFGLDAGDLKYVTQHFRYTFINEKVKRSARYYSPGWRTWAAVAIQLAWRRYRHRLTLTSLSFIRPRRPLSRCSSLGEDRLRLYTALLTSPKPNQDDFSF from the exons ATGGCTAGCCAGGAAACTCTAGATTCCTCGCACGTGCAAGCTGACGAGGAGGAGGTGGAGGAGGTTCCTTCACACACTTGCAAGCGTCTGGACGGCACGTGCGCGCCATGCAAGGGGAGCTTCTCCCTACGGGGCGCCCTCGACCCACGTGCCAAGTGGATCCATGAGTGGAACCGTGTGTTCTTGCTCGTGTGCGCCACCGGGCTCGCCGTCGATCCCCTCTTCTTCTACGCGCTTTCAATCAGCGACACGTGCATGTGCCTCTTCATCGACGGGTGGTTCGCGATCACCGTGACAGCGCTGCGGTGCATGATGgacatgttgcacgtgtggaaCATGTGGCTGCAGCTCAAGATGCCCTACGGTCGAGATCGGTCGCACGCTGCTGGGGTTGAAGAAGGAGCGGCACGAGCGTATGGAGGCAGTGGTGGGCCTGCCATGCATTACCTGAGATCAAAGAAGGGCTTTTTCTTCGATCTCTTCGTCGTCCTCCCCGTCCCTCAG GTTGTTCTGTGGGTGGTAGCTCCGGCATTGATAGCCAAAGGATCGACGACGACGGTTATGACGGTTTTCTTAATCATGTTCCTCTTCCAATACCTCCCCAAGATCTACCACTCCGTCTGTCTTCTGCGTCGCATGCAAAACATCTCCGGCTACATCTTCGGCACCATCTGGTGGGGCATCGCCCTCAACATGATCGCCTACTTCGTTGCGTCCCAC GCGGCAGGTGCATGTTGGTACTTGTTAGGAATACAAAGGGCTACAAAGTGCCTGACTGTGCAATGTGGTCGAGCTAAGGGATGTGTGGCTACAACATTAGGGTGTGAAGAGCCCATTTACTATGGGACGGCCATGGTGAAAGATAGTGTGAGATTAGCATGGGCACACAACAGTCAGGCAAGGAGTGTGTGTATAACCAGCAGTGATAATTTCGATTATGGTGCCTTTAAATGGACGGTTCCTCTTGTTACTAACACTAGCCGCTTGGAGAAGATACTGTTTCCAATCTTCTGGGGTCTGATGACCCTCAG CACATTTGGGAACCTTGAGAGCACAACTGACTGGCTGGAAGTGCTCTTCAATATCATCGTTCTGACGAGCGGCCTCCTTTTGGTGACCATGTTGATTGGAAATATCAAG GTCTTCCTCCATGCAACCACGTCTAAGAAACAAGGGATGCAGCTGAAGATGAGGAATGTGGAGCGGTGGATGAAGCGTCGGCATTTGCCACAGGGCTTCAGGCAGCGGGTCCGGCAATACGAACGCCAGCGGTGGGCCGCAATGCGAGGGGTGGATGAGTGTGAGATGGTCCAAAACCTCCCTGAGGGCCTCCGTAGGGACATCAAGTATCACCTTTGTCTAGACCTCGTACGACAG GTACCATTGTTTCAACacatggatgagctggtgctggAGAACATATGCGACCGTGTCAAGTCCCTAATCTTCCCCAAGGGTGAAATG ATAACCAAAGAGGGTGACCCAGTTCAAAGAATGTTGTTTGTGGTAAGGGGCCACCTTCAGAGTAGCCAAGTACTCCGGGACGGCGTAAAGAGCTACTGCATGCTCGGGCCCGGCAACTTCAGTGGCGATGAGCTCTTGTCATGGTGCCTCAGGCGTCCATTTGTCGAAAGACTCCCGCCATCATCCTCATCACTGGTAACAATCGAGACCACTGAAGTGTTTGGGCTGGACGCCGGCGACCTTAAGTACGTGACACAGCATTTTCGTTACACATTCATCAATGAGAAAGTGAAGAGGAGTGCTCGGTACTACTCGCCTGGGTGGAGGACGTGGGCTGCCGTGGCGATCCAACTAGCATGGAGGCGGTACAGACACCGGCTCACACTCACCTCGCTGTCGTTCATTCGGCCCCGGCGGCCACTGTCGCGGTGTTCATCGCTTGGGGAGGACCGGCTCCGGCTATACACAGCCCTATTAACCTCACCTAAGCCTAATCAAGATGATTTTAGCTTCTGA
- the LOC131236711 gene encoding cyclic nucleotide-gated ion channel 4 isoform X2 — protein sequence MLHWDEGTIQASGHTNIMVGLEEARMCGTHVRLSVYDHSPTRKVVLWVVAPALIAKGSTTTVMTVFLIMFLFQYLPKIYHSVCLLRRMQNISGYIFGTIWWGIALNMIAYFVASHAAGACWYLLGIQRATKCLTVQCGRAKGCVATTLGCEEPIYYGTAMVKDSVRLAWAHNSQARSVCITSSDNFDYGAFKWTVPLVTNTSRLEKILFPIFWGLMTLSTFGNLESTTDWLEVLFNIIVLTSGLLLVTMLIGNIKVFLHATTSKKQGMQLKMRNVERWMKRRHLPQGFRQRVRQYERQRWAAMRGVDECEMVQNLPEGLRRDIKYHLCLDLVRQVPLFQHMDELVLENICDRVKSLIFPKGEMITKEGDPVQRMLFVVRGHLQSSQVLRDGVKSYCMLGPGNFSGDELLSWCLRRPFVERLPPSSSSLVTIETTEVFGLDAGDLKYVTQHFRYTFINEKVKRSARYYSPGWRTWAAVAIQLAWRRYRHRLTLTSLSFIRPRRPLSRCSSLGEDRLRLYTALLTSPKPNQDDFSF from the exons ATGCTCCACTGGGATGAAGGGACAATCCAAGCATCAGGCCACACaaatataatggtgggccttGAAGAAGCTCGAATGTGTGGAACTCATGTACGTTTGAGCGTATATGATCATTCTCCAACTAGGAAG GTTGTTCTGTGGGTGGTAGCTCCGGCATTGATAGCCAAAGGATCGACGACGACGGTTATGACGGTTTTCTTAATCATGTTCCTCTTCCAATACCTCCCCAAGATCTACCACTCCGTCTGTCTTCTGCGTCGCATGCAAAACATCTCCGGCTACATCTTCGGCACCATCTGGTGGGGCATCGCCCTCAACATGATCGCCTACTTCGTTGCGTCCCAC GCGGCAGGTGCATGTTGGTACTTGTTAGGAATACAAAGGGCTACAAAGTGCCTGACTGTGCAATGTGGTCGAGCTAAGGGATGTGTGGCTACAACATTAGGGTGTGAAGAGCCCATTTACTATGGGACGGCCATGGTGAAAGATAGTGTGAGATTAGCATGGGCACACAACAGTCAGGCAAGGAGTGTGTGTATAACCAGCAGTGATAATTTCGATTATGGTGCCTTTAAATGGACGGTTCCTCTTGTTACTAACACTAGCCGCTTGGAGAAGATACTGTTTCCAATCTTCTGGGGTCTGATGACCCTCAG CACATTTGGGAACCTTGAGAGCACAACTGACTGGCTGGAAGTGCTCTTCAATATCATCGTTCTGACGAGCGGCCTCCTTTTGGTGACCATGTTGATTGGAAATATCAAG GTCTTCCTCCATGCAACCACGTCTAAGAAACAAGGGATGCAGCTGAAGATGAGGAATGTGGAGCGGTGGATGAAGCGTCGGCATTTGCCACAGGGCTTCAGGCAGCGGGTCCGGCAATACGAACGCCAGCGGTGGGCCGCAATGCGAGGGGTGGATGAGTGTGAGATGGTCCAAAACCTCCCTGAGGGCCTCCGTAGGGACATCAAGTATCACCTTTGTCTAGACCTCGTACGACAG GTACCATTGTTTCAACacatggatgagctggtgctggAGAACATATGCGACCGTGTCAAGTCCCTAATCTTCCCCAAGGGTGAAATG ATAACCAAAGAGGGTGACCCAGTTCAAAGAATGTTGTTTGTGGTAAGGGGCCACCTTCAGAGTAGCCAAGTACTCCGGGACGGCGTAAAGAGCTACTGCATGCTCGGGCCCGGCAACTTCAGTGGCGATGAGCTCTTGTCATGGTGCCTCAGGCGTCCATTTGTCGAAAGACTCCCGCCATCATCCTCATCACTGGTAACAATCGAGACCACTGAAGTGTTTGGGCTGGACGCCGGCGACCTTAAGTACGTGACACAGCATTTTCGTTACACATTCATCAATGAGAAAGTGAAGAGGAGTGCTCGGTACTACTCGCCTGGGTGGAGGACGTGGGCTGCCGTGGCGATCCAACTAGCATGGAGGCGGTACAGACACCGGCTCACACTCACCTCGCTGTCGTTCATTCGGCCCCGGCGGCCACTGTCGCGGTGTTCATCGCTTGGGGAGGACCGGCTCCGGCTATACACAGCCCTATTAACCTCACCTAAGCCTAATCAAGATGATTTTAGCTTCTGA